The nucleotide window TTTAAAGTTTTTATCTTCATTTGGGGAATTCATTCCCATGTGGTTATTCAACTGAGTCTACAGTGACTGCAtcaaaaaatgcattttatttcactTGACGTATCTTTAGACTCAACATTcttttatttggaaaactttttgtAGAACTATTTTCTGAAGtagttggaaataaaaatatctcaAGTTGTTTAAGAGGACAaactttctatatatatatatatttagatagtAGGCTCTTGTGATTACTGAACCTTAAGGATGTAGAAAGGAAATTACATGGATATAGACCTTAGAACTCACATCTTTCAAACAATATTAACTTTCTTTCAAACATATGAAAAACATTGTTAGAACATTGTCAcacaaaaaagttattttctctaACAATTGAAAATAGGGTACAGCATTCTGAGTTCTATAGTATAACTGTGTTTTGATAGTAAGATGGAAAGAACAGAATTGAAAGTTCAAAAGCATCAACTTCAACTAGTAGGAAGCAGCATTACTAGGAGTTTACCTGATGTTCTTCTGATAGATAAACGTTTTCTTTCAACTTGATGTTTCAAGCAGTAGATTTTTCACCTGCAGCCATTGTCCATACTTGTTTACCAAGTTACAAAGTGCTAGAATACTTTCAATGGAACCTTGTGCGGAGAACTGGCTGTGATGTCATAAACCCTTAAGGGTAAGTTCTAGAAGTGAGATTTAATCATACTAGAGACTAAACAAGAAAGATGCTTACTGAGGAAAGTTGGATCCAACAAGAGTGTAGTACAGAATGCAATAAGTTATGAATTACTTTTTCTGAGGTAGCTCAACAGAACAGTGCCTAATGAAGGAAGGCAATGGCTCAACCATCTGGTACATTTGTGATTCTTGATTAATTACTTGAAGACTAATAGACTTGAAATTCACCATTCTTAGAAATGGAGGTTAGTGATGAACCTGATCAGCCTGTCTCTGCAGGGAGGAAAGAAATTCGGAGGAGAAGACGACCCAACCAACCAATGGTAGACAAATCCCAGCAGACAGAagtggcagagaaaaagaaacagttaCCCATATCACAGTCATCTGGTCCCCAAGCTACCATCAGTATTGGTAATATTCCTGGAAGCAAAGTAAACTATGGGTCTCTTAGAATATCTTCTCAACTTCAAACTTGGATGAAGAGAAGAAAGTATATATGGGATATGACTGATAAATCTCTGCAGACAGACACtactgaagaagagaaaaaagaaaaaatcaaggcAGTTGATGAAACAGTGATGCCTGAAGAAAAGCCAGCTGCTGTTAGGGAGGGAGACCCTGAATTTCCAAAGAGTGTTCAGGAAGTAGAAATCTCACTAAGGAGACACTCAGTTCAACTAAAAATAGATAGATCTCAGCAGACCAGTTGTACTGGAGTCTGGACAATGATGAACATTCCTCAGAAAGAAAAAGTGGACAAGGAACAGCAGACAGACCTCAGTGAATCAGAAATAATGCTTTTTGGCAAGCCAGGTTGTTCGTTTTCAAAGTCAAAGGAAGATACACAGAAATGTAAATCCTCAAGGGAGATTTTTGTTAGTGAAAATCCTGAATTTCAATCAACAACAAGTAACAATGAAGAAACTGGGCAGAGTATTAGCAAATTTTTATTTAGTCAACAATCCAAAAATGGTAATACAGCATATTTAGAAGATGAGCAAGACATTTCAGTTGCAGTGCAGCCTCCCATTGCAGGAGAGATCTCTGCTGAAGTACAACCTCCAGCCGCTGATGAGGCTCCAGCAGAAGAGGCCTCTGCTAAAGTAGAGCCTACCCCAGCTGAAGAGATGTTTTCAGAAGAGCCTCCTGCTGAAGTTCAGCCTCCATCTACTAATGAGTCTTCTACACAAGAGGCCCAAGAACTTCAACTTCCACCAGCTGAAGAGACCCCTGTAGAAGAAGCTTCAGCTGAAGTTCAGCATTCAGCTGCTGAGGAAACCCCTACAGAGGGTGCTTCAGCTGAGGTTCTGCCTCCACCAGCTGAGGAGCCTCCTGCAGAAGAGGCCTCAGATGAGGTTCAGTCTCTGACAGCTGAGGAGACCCATGCAGAAGAGGCCTCAGCTGAGGTTCTGCCTCCACCAGCTGAGGAGACTCCTGCAGAAGAGACCTCAGATGAGGTTCAGTCTCTGACAGCTGAGGAGACCCATGCAGAAGAGGCCTCAGCTGAGGTTCTGCCTCCACCAGCTGAGGAGACCCCTGTGGAAGAGGCCTCAGCTGAGGTTCAGTCTCTGACAGCTGAGGAGACCCATGCAGAAGAGGCCTCAGCTGAGGTTCTGCCTCCACCAGCTGAGGAGACCCCTGTGGAAGAGGCCTCAGCTGAAGTTCAGCCACCACTAGATGAGAAGACCTCTTCAGAGGAAGCCTCAGCTGAAGATCAGCTTCCAGCAACTAGGAGGCTTCTGCTGAAGAAGCCCCAACTGAACCTCAGTCTCCACCAACTGAGGAGAACTCTGCATTAAGGGCCTCAGATGAACTTCAGCCTCTATCAGCTTAAGAAACTACCTAAAAAATGGTCTATTTTGATGAGCAGCCTCCACCAGCTGAAGAAGATTTTATCACACAAATCTCTATAAACAAGGGCTCTCCAGAAATTCAGTCTTCACCATTTGAACAAACCCCTGCAGATGACTCTCTGGTAGAGAATGTGTCTACTGAATATCAGTCTCTCCAGACAACAGACATCCCTGTGGTCAAATTAAAATCAGTGATTTTGGAAGATGAGCTAAACATCAGAAGTCTTTAGAGCGGGATCCTGTTCACAAAGATTTGTCTACCATCAAGAAAGAACAAGAGTATGCTACTGAAATAGAGGTTGTCATCCATACAGACCGACAATAGGGGCCTCCTCGTCATCTGAACTCAGTTCTTAACTAAGCAAGCAATCAGAAACTGGGAGGTTCTTGAAGTGCGTACTACAAAAAAGAGGAGGCATTTGGAAGTTTTGTGAGCagggaaatgaaaggaaaacCCAAGATGTAGGCTGCAGGTTGGAAGATGAATAAAAACTAGAGTTTAAAATTACTGTGTAATTTTTGTTTGAGCCTAGAGTGAATGAAATATCTATCTTTAAATGCAGTAAATTTATgattgaaataattatttaaaatatcctttcTATAGTGAACTCTATTGACAAATGTAAGTATACTCTGTggccatattttcttttctctacatgTCAATTGTAGTGGAAAGACATTTTCTGTAGTTCTCTCATCACACTTTAAATTCCTACATCTAAAGTTAGTTTTCATTCTTCTTATAACCACtttatctcttcttttcttttcatttgatgCCTTCTGAAACAAGtatttattttcctgcttttgtccctattttcttgtgtattttacattttagtgTCTTATTTCCTTTGTGAAAATATTTCAATGAAGATAACCATGGATGAAGCATTAAAAAAGGTGTGAGCatataattatcagagaaatgcaaattaaaactacaatgaggtatcacctcacaccagtaaggatggctgccatccaaaagacaaacaacaacaaatgttggcgaggctgtggagaaaggggaaccctcctacactgctggtgggaatgtaagttagttcaaccattgtggaaagcagtatggaggtacatcaaaatgctcaaaacagacttaccatttgacccaggaattccactcctaggaatttaccctaagaacgcagcaatcaagtttgagaaagacagatgcacccctatgtttattgcagcactatttacaatagccaagaattggaagcaacctaaatgtccatcgatagatgaatggctaaagaagatgtggtacatatacacaatggaatactactcacccataagaaaagggcaaatccaatcatttgcagcaacatggatggagctggagggtattatgctcagtgaaacaagccaagcggagaaagagaaataccaaatgatttcacttatctgtggaatataagagcaaaggaaaaactgaaggaacaaaacagcaccagaatcacagaactcaagaatggactaacaggtaccaaagggaaagggactggggaggatgggtgggtagggagggataagggggggagacataggggggtattaagattaacatgcatgggggggtaggagaaaagggagggctatacaacacagagaaggcaagtagtgattctacaacattttgctatgctgatggacagtgactgtaaaggggtttataggggagacctggtataggggagagcctagtaaacataatattcgtcatgtaagtgtagattagtgataccaaaaagaaagcaaaaaataaaaaataaaagggcagttcctgtgtggtaacctccaatgagttctacacaagggtataaagggcatataaaagtgtaggcaaagggtctgtttgtgtttatacagaggatcaaagcctaattgggctaccccgaaaatgaaataagatacgatatgaaaaagaacttccaacatctgcactctctggaagactcatgccagaagatgatcatcaaaaaaccccaacaaagatccacgcactgctacagctgtagatgcactcatcccacccgttcctggacttgccatgggaatgaggaaggagatatctaagctgacctgtgcatacagtaaaacaacaaatttgactgaatctatactgttggaactcaaccaagaatttggagaagtgcaaattgtagcgctccaaagtcttacaactacagactgtttactgttaaaagaacatatggcatgtgaacagtccccaggaatgggttgttttaatttgtctgatttctctcagactgttcaagttcagttggacaatatccaccatatcatagataagttttcacaaatgcctaaggtgcctaactggttttcttggtttcactggagatggctggtaattacagatatgctttggttatgtaactatactcctattgtgttaatgtgtgtgcgcaatttaagtagtagcttaaaacctatacatgcttatgttactctacaagaagatatgtcaaagaaataatcaatcttcccatgttttcttccgcctgctacttctatagcttttcttcttcctttctaattacaacccttaaaaagaattcgtgcctcatatcaaatttaccaagtatcataattcttccaagtggtaaagatacctcaagacaaatgctgggcatagaagccacagggcataaatatgcaaagaagtaaaaagctaaccttttcaaacaataaggcttccctctcacttaccaacttcacatttccctgtatggccccggaagatgactggttagccagagacgggtaagattcctcaagggaggaacaacctaagacaggcacagtcgcaggggggccatcaggtgagaaaatggggatcaacagaggtgaggcttagaacctcaccccccctgttctgcgagaaatcttctgcatacgtggatgttttattgcccctggtctagcttggattaacacatagtctacaggcacacacctgatcatctacatttgctctcttacaacactaaactatgttttctacctttatcttgtatctacctaccacttcagcattttattaaaaataataataataaagagagaaatgtggtgtccacatataaatcaagtataaaaatcaaatgaatattcatatttgaactgactgtttatagttcataatgcatgagcaaaaccgaaagtttctgtgatgactgcccttgtactgttcactatgtaacttattcattatgtaaggatttgttctgcatgtaagaacttgtttgttatgcctcagaagattggagactgacgaaaattaggcttggggtggattaatgattgtgcattgagcattgactcccctatacagaattttattgtcgttaacaaccatttgatcaataaatatgagagttgccctcacaaaaaaaaaaaaaaaaaaaaaggacagacttccagtggtaaaataaataagtaaccgggatgtaatgtatagcataaggaatatagtcaagatattgtcacagcttggtagggtgatagctggaacctagaattatgtatataaatgttttaccactgtgttgtacacttgaaactaatgtaatgtaatactgtgcgtcaactacccttcaataaaaaataattatttaaaaaaaaaaaaaaagatgtgagcATAAATACACTTAGGTGAACTTGAGAATGTGTCCCTTTTAGTTTAACTTTTGTGTCAGCTTAGAATGGGATGATTCCTTTGaaagttttgcttatgtttttacaCTGTAAACTTATGAAGAGAAACTTAAATTTGAATTACTATGGTATAAACtattgacatttttaaagaataattatggattattctaaaatattattaaagaCATCTTCTTTCCAATGCTTATGGCAACTTTTGGGGAAATACTTTGTCTTGCTACAATTCAATTGCAATGTACTGAAATAATGAGATGAGGCtcctaaaaaattttaatttgcttggtgtatttctttgtttagtgAAGAGTCTAAATTGATGATTCTTAAACCTGgtatggggaagttggggctcctatggccaggatcctcactaaacttaaaccacctgatgatgtaactggcctgttgctaggctactgctccacacctttaggcaatgagctattattgtgctatatacaGAGCTCGGCCTGGTGctctgagtggaggcagagacgctagtgctcgacccactgcaggagaacaagctgggtaataaaccctgtcaccccaaagaacattatactgtcaatttctttggtcacattgaatccatagcgaacttgcctggggctgaaacccattggcaagacaattggtgaaagttgaCAGGGTtaactgttgaccaaggaaaaagacaggctgtccACATGGGAGGGGttcttcagcgggctgcccctgtgaatggggagacagtggatcgtctCCCAataggtatgtggtctgaggtggcttgcctcctagaggactgggccccaccccaggactggaggcaagtggaggtgacacctgaggctataggggtggcccttggtataataagtagatcctttgagaagcagagtgcctgtgcctgtgaggcagtggggacagtgggttggctgcttctcacagtactaaaaaagtctacagaggagacccaagaaatggtggcacgagaacacgagctgcaaacttctgtggattccctgaggagggaaatagcattgatgtgagaggaggtggcacaagaatgcgagctgcaaacttctgtggattccctgaagaaagagatggcattgataagaaaggagacagcacgagagcgccggcagcaaggagccattggagatgagaca belongs to Manis pentadactyla isolate mManPen7 chromosome 11, mManPen7.hap1, whole genome shotgun sequence and includes:
- the FSCB gene encoding LOW QUALITY PROTEIN: fibrous sheath CABYR-binding protein (The sequence of the model RefSeq protein was modified relative to this genomic sequence to represent the inferred CDS: inserted 1 base in 1 codon; substituted 2 bases at 2 genomic stop codons), whose translation is MEVSDEPDQPVSAGRKEIRRRRRPNQPMVDKSQQTEVAEKKKQLPISQSSGPQATISIGNIPGSKVNYGSLRISSQLQTWMKRRKYIWDMTDKSLQTDTTEEEKKEKIKAVDETVMPEEKPAAVREGDPEFPKSVQEVEISLRRHSVQLKIDRSQQTSCTGVWTMMNIPQKEKVDKEQQTDLSESEIMLFGKPGCSFSKSKEDTQKCKSSREIFVSENPEFQSTTSNNEETGQSISKFLFSQQSKNGNTAYLEDEQDISVAVQPPIAGEISAEVQPPAADEAPAEEASAKVEPTPAEEMFSEEPPAEVQPPSTNESSTQEAQELQLPPAEETPVEEASAEVQHSAAEETPTEGASAEVLPPPAEEPPAEEASDEVQSLTAEETHAEEASAEVLPPPAEETPAEETSDEVQSLTAEETHAEEASAEVLPPPAEETPVEEASAEVQSLTAEETHAEEASAEVLPPPAEETPVEEASAEVQPPLDEKTSSEEASAEDQLPSPPTEENSALRASDELQPLSAXETTXKMVYFDEQPPPAEEDFITQISINKGSPEIQSSPFEQTPADDSLVENVSTEYQSLQTTDIPVVKLKSVILEDEXKHQKSLERDPVHKDLSTIKKEQEYATEIEVVIHTDRQ